The following are encoded together in the Thermoanaerobaculia bacterium genome:
- a CDS encoding DNA internalization-related competence protein ComEC/Rec2, with the protein MKSAHAPAAVPALIFLAALSAGGLLESSPVGALVAGGALSAALRGRAGVRLAALFLGLLVARLQPDSRLEAFDPTRPAEVSGWVAGDWREEPGGASAPLRLDLVRQGMRLWITPPPARLEVASSMVRPPAGSRVRARGHLTRSPGFANAHGIAPGPFRLRVKSNRLLDVECSPALPQRALHRLRAMVARPLAEGARRHPGLAYARGLLLGDLESVAASERLAFRRSGLAHLLAVSGMNVALVAGVAAALASFCGRRLRLGLVASAVLLHLALVGPVPSLLRATLMTAAALLGLILERRALALQSLAIAATAMAAFDPPLVRNLGFGLSCSATFGLVVLAPAVLRGWEAGRQPVAMALAVSWSAQAATLPWSLSTFAYLTPAAPLLNLLAVPLAGLLLVGALAWIALALLFPVASDIAAVPLDWLAEPFHWLPALPASPWICLPVTPSWGLGLALAVLAMLAGSSPRSARRALLGGLLLAARPQSRVEYSTGVEWVVADVGQGDGSLLRRGPTNVLIDGGGGSGRRPHSGGGRDFAAQIWLPLLAARGVGRLDAVVVTHGDSDHCGGLIDVASYVPIREVWASPELRDQGCVREILELSRAHFRGLGAGDAVAVGELRFHVLGPQRGGSGNDNDRSLVLAVEAEGRRLLFTGDVERRAELALVSRDPEALRCDLLKVAHHGSATSSSAAFLAAARPRLALLSSGAGNRFGHPAPAVLARLSLSGSRALRTDLCGGIVLRWRRGSPLEISLPGSPRAVLGLPSE; encoded by the coding sequence GTGAAATCGGCGCACGCTCCGGCGGCCGTCCCTGCCCTCATCTTCCTCGCTGCGCTTTCTGCCGGGGGGCTGCTCGAATCCTCTCCCGTCGGGGCTCTGGTGGCCGGTGGCGCCCTCTCGGCCGCGCTCCGCGGGCGCGCCGGCGTCCGGCTGGCGGCTCTCTTCCTCGGGCTCCTGGTCGCCCGGCTCCAGCCCGACTCCCGGCTCGAGGCTTTCGATCCGACGCGTCCGGCGGAGGTCTCCGGCTGGGTTGCGGGCGATTGGCGGGAGGAGCCCGGAGGGGCGAGTGCGCCGCTGCGGCTCGACCTCGTTCGCCAGGGGATGCGGCTTTGGATCACGCCCCCTCCAGCCCGTCTGGAGGTCGCGAGCAGCATGGTTCGTCCGCCGGCCGGGAGCCGCGTCCGGGCGCGCGGCCACCTGACGCGGTCGCCGGGCTTCGCGAACGCCCATGGGATCGCCCCCGGGCCTTTTCGCCTGCGGGTCAAGTCGAACCGGCTCCTCGATGTGGAGTGCTCGCCGGCGCTGCCGCAGCGCGCGCTCCACCGGCTGCGCGCCATGGTGGCGCGACCGCTCGCCGAGGGCGCTCGCCGCCACCCGGGACTGGCCTATGCCCGGGGACTGCTGCTGGGCGACCTCGAGAGCGTCGCGGCGAGCGAGCGACTGGCGTTCCGGCGCTCGGGTCTCGCGCATCTGCTCGCGGTCTCCGGGATGAACGTGGCCCTGGTCGCCGGCGTCGCGGCGGCGCTCGCCTCCTTCTGCGGCCGGCGCCTTCGTCTCGGCCTCGTGGCTTCGGCGGTGCTCCTGCACCTCGCCCTGGTCGGGCCGGTGCCCTCGCTGCTGCGCGCGACCCTGATGACCGCTGCGGCCCTGCTCGGACTCATTCTCGAGCGGCGGGCTCTCGCCCTGCAGTCGCTCGCCATCGCCGCCACCGCGATGGCTGCTTTCGATCCGCCGCTGGTGCGGAATCTGGGCTTCGGCCTCTCCTGCTCGGCCACTTTTGGTCTGGTGGTGCTCGCTCCGGCGGTGCTGCGCGGATGGGAGGCCGGAAGGCAGCCGGTGGCGATGGCGCTCGCGGTCTCCTGGTCGGCGCAGGCCGCGACCCTGCCTTGGTCGCTCTCGACTTTTGCGTATCTCACGCCGGCCGCTCCGCTGCTCAACCTCCTCGCCGTGCCGCTTGCCGGTCTGTTGCTGGTCGGGGCCCTCGCCTGGATCGCGCTCGCGCTGCTGTTTCCGGTGGCGAGCGACATTGCCGCCGTGCCCCTCGATTGGCTCGCTGAGCCCTTTCATTGGCTGCCGGCGCTGCCGGCATCGCCCTGGATCTGCCTCCCCGTGACACCTTCGTGGGGGCTCGGGCTGGCGCTGGCGGTGCTCGCCATGCTCGCCGGGAGCAGCCCGCGCTCGGCGCGCCGCGCGCTCCTCGGCGGTCTGCTGCTCGCCGCCCGGCCCCAGAGCCGGGTCGAGTATTCGACCGGGGTCGAATGGGTCGTAGCGGATGTCGGGCAAGGCGACGGCTCGCTGCTGCGTCGCGGACCGACCAACGTCCTCATCGACGGGGGTGGGGGCTCCGGGCGCCGTCCGCACAGTGGCGGCGGGCGGGACTTCGCAGCCCAGATCTGGCTGCCGCTCCTCGCAGCGCGGGGTGTCGGGCGGCTCGACGCCGTGGTCGTCACTCATGGCGACAGCGATCACTGCGGCGGGTTGATCGATGTCGCGAGCTACGTTCCGATCCGCGAGGTCTGGGCCTCGCCCGAGCTCCGCGACCAGGGCTGTGTGCGGGAGATTCTCGAGCTCTCGCGAGCGCACTTCCGGGGACTCGGAGCCGGAGACGCGGTGGCCGTCGGTGAGCTGCGCTTCCATGTCCTCGGTCCGCAGCGGGGAGGTTCCGGCAACGACAACGATCGCTCGCTGGTGCTCGCTGTCGAGGCGGAGGGCCGCCGCCTGCTGTTCACCGGCGATGTCGAACGCCGCGCCGAGCTCGCGCTCGTCTCCCGCGATCCCGAAGCCTTGCGTTGCGACCTTCTGAAGGTCGCCCACCACGGATCCGCGACCTCCTCCAGCGCTGCCTTCCTGGCGGCCGCCCGCCCCCGGCTGGCGCTCCTGTCGTCGGGGGCGGGGAATCGCTTCGGGCATCCTGCGCCTGCAGTCCTGGCGCGCCTCTCGCTCTCGGGAAGCCGGGCGTTGCGTACCGACCTCTGCGGCGGGATCGTCTTGCGCTGGCGCCGCGGCTCGCCGCTCGAGATCTCGCTGCCGGGCTCGCCCCGGGCCGTTCTCGGTCTGCCCAGCGAGTAG